A window of the Gossypium hirsutum isolate 1008001.06 chromosome A05, Gossypium_hirsutum_v2.1, whole genome shotgun sequence genome harbors these coding sequences:
- the LOC107905749 gene encoding protein CUP-SHAPED COTYLEDON 3 gives MLAVEEILSELAEEEVNGHGLPPGFRFHPTDEELVTFYLASKVFNGSFCGVEIAEVDLNRCEPWELPDVAKMGEREWYFFSLRDRKYPSGLRTNRATGAGYWKATGKDREVYSASTGALLGMKKTLVFYKGRAPRGEKTKWVMHEYRLDGDFSCRPSCKEEWVICRIFHKTIEKKNALAQGQSYVLAVSSSSTTFLPPLLETPTPLLKSESQTLMQAHNSFLIHRHENDLKSLINPVVSQSQSQLFPSNGLQPSYSPTSTFATTDKNAVTNTTTTTSSAAMLFKSLFSHQDCLFKEQAAFPKQCKAEADFSYLNLPAANTLNWMDRIHPSPPCQNPLFFDMDYSVLEFAEGVRGTARGDTNAHDMSTSIAINRASGQMILNPPTTTASGESGPLD, from the exons ATGTTAGCAGTTGAAGAAATTCTGAGTGAACTTGCCGAGGAGGAAGTAAACGGGCATGGGTTGCCGCCGGGGTTTCGGTTTCACCCCACTGACGAGGAACTGGTAACCTTTTATTTGGCTTCCAAGGTATTTAATGGAAGCTTCTGTGGAGTGGAGATTGCTGAGGTTGACCTTAACAGATGCGAACCTTGGGAGCTTCCAG ATGTTGCGAAAATGGGGGAGAGAGAATGGTACTTCTTCAGCTTGAGGGACAGGAAATACCCAAGCGGGCTGAGAACAAACAGAGCCACTGGAGCTGGGTACTGGAAAGCCACAGGCAAAGATAGGGAAGTGTACAGTGCCTCAACCGGAGCTCTTTTGGGAATGAAAAAAACCCTTGTTTTCTACAAGGGCAGGGCACCCCGTGGGGAGAAGACCAAGTGGGTCATGCATGAGTACCGCTTGGACGGTGACTTCTCCTGCCGCCCCTCCTGCAAG GAAGAATGGGTGATTTGCAGAATATTTCATAAAACAATTGAGAAGAAGAATGCCCTTGCTCAAGGTCAAAGCTATGTACTGGCAGTGTCTTCGTCTTCAACAACTTTCTTGCCTCCATTGCTTGAAACTCCAACACCGTTGTTAAAATCTGAGTCTCAAACTCTAATGCAAGCTCACAACTCTTTTTTGATTCACCGCCATGAAAATGACCTGAAAAGCCTGATAAACCCAGTTGTCTCACAGTCCCAATCCCAGCTCTTCCCATCTAATGGACTCCAACCCTCCTATTCACCAACTTCCACTTTTGCCACAACCGACAAGAACGCTGTGACaaacaccaccaccaccacctcatCAGCAGCTATGCTCTTCAAGTCCCTATTCTCACATCAAGATTGCTTATTTAAGGAACAAGCTGCTTTTCCCAAACAGTGTAAGGCAGAGGCTGACTTTTCCTATTTAAATCTGCCTGCTGCCAACACCTTGAACTGGATGGATAGGATTCATCCCAGCCCACCATGTCAAAACCCTTTGTTCTTCGACATGGATTATAGCGTGTTGGAGTTTGCTGAAGGTGTTAGGGGTACTGCTCGGGGGGACACTAACGCACATGACATGTCCACTTCAATTGCCATTAATAGGGCCAGCGGTCAGATGATTTTAAATCCTCCCACCACCACAGCCTCTGGAGAATCCGGGCCGCTAGATTGA
- the LOC107905750 gene encoding protein MULTIPLE CHLOROPLAST DIVISION SITE 1 isoform X3 yields the protein MATIWLLQFPGQVSLNGTSLLLRHRHSLSQRLNWIHLPPNRTFSPRAIDNSVSSEEDHRAQNEVVDTAKHTLAVDSKHPLALFQESITSFPPVVFLMKNRPKNNLTLGLCVAIAIMVIALRAYAERKSRKSQPGSVVDLVRRGQLRSDRRGISRPLKYDDPFNNPLVKVGKSNSTIEMCGKLYRLAPVTLTKEQQAIHQKRRSRAYQWKRPTIFLKEGDSIPPDVDPDTIRWIPANHPFATTANDIDEDLAQNNVYQKHGVPFRIQAEHDALQRKLEALQKEEKLNNLFIDSRNAKDFQRPFKLNDRSDEPVEQGPNNNPRVETKPTKPERASDSIESNLSSEEMQQP from the exons ATGGCAACAATTTGGCTTCTTCAATTCCCTGGCCAG GTTTCTTTAAATGGAACATCGTTGCTACTACGTCATAGGCATAGCCTAAGCCAACGGCTCAACTGGATTCACCTACCACCTAATAGGACGTTTTCGCCGAGAGCCATTGATAATTCAGTGAGCTCCGAGGAGGACCATCGTGCCCAGAACGAGGTTGTTGATACAGCGAAACATACTCTGGCGGTTGATTCCAAACACCCACTTGCCTTATTTCAGGAATCCATTACATCCTTCCCTCCTGTTGTTTTCCTG ATGAAAAACCGCCCTAAAAACAACCTTACACTGGGATTGTGCGTTGCAATTGCAATTATGGTTATTGCTCTGAGAGCATACGCAGAGAGGAAGTCAAGGAAGAGCCAGCCTGGATCTGTAGTTGATCTTGTAAGGCGTGGCCAGCTAAGATCAGATAGAAGAGGCAT ATCACGACCTCTCAAGTATGATGATCCATTTAACAATCCATTGGTGAAGGTTGGGAAGAGCAATTCAACCATAGAGATGTGTGGAAAGCTTTATCGCTTAGCTCCAGTTACACTTACTAAAGAGCAGCAAGCTATCCATCAGAAAAGGAGGTCGAGAGCATACCAGTGGAAGAGACCAACAATTTTCCTTAAAGAGGGGGATTCAATTCCTCCTGATGTTGACCCTGATACAATCAGATGGATTCCCGCAAATCATCCTTTTGCGACCACTGCTAATGACATTGATGAAGACTTGGCACAAAATAATGTGTACCAGAAACATGGTGTTCCATTCCGTATTCAAGCTGAGCATGATGCACTCCAGAGAAAACTTGAAGCACTGCAAAAG GAGGAGAAGTTGAACAATTTGTTTATCGACAGTAGAAATGCTAAAGATTTCCAGAGACCATTCAAATTAAATGACAGGTCAGATGAACCTGTTGAGCAGGGCCCCAATAACAATCCCAGAGTTGAAACTAAGCCCACAAAACCAGAGCGTGCCTCCGATTCAATTGAAAGCAACTTGTCTTCAGAGGAAATGCAGCAACCCTGA
- the LOC107905750 gene encoding protein MULTIPLE CHLOROPLAST DIVISION SITE 1 isoform X1 has protein sequence MATIWLLQFPGQPSIWGWKHQVSLNGTSLLLRHRHSLSQRLNWIHLPPNRTFSPRAIDNSVSSEEDHRAQNEVVDTAKHTLAVDSKHPLALFQESITSFPPVVFLMKNRPKNNLTLGLCVAIAIMVIALRAYAERKSRKSQPGSVVDLVRRGQLRSDRRGISRPLKYDDPFNNPLVKVGKSNSTIEMCGKLYRLAPVTLTKEQQAIHQKRRSRAYQWKRPTIFLKEGDSIPPDVDPDTIRWIPANHPFATTANDIDEDLAQNNVYQKHGVPFRIQAEHDALQRKLEALQKEEKLNNLFIDSRNAKDFQRPFKLNDRSDEPVEQGPNNNPRVETKPTKPERASDSIESNLSSEEMQQP, from the exons ATGGCAACAATTTGGCTTCTTCAATTCCCTGGCCAG CCTTCAATTTGGGGGTGGAAGCATCAGGTTTCTTTAAATGGAACATCGTTGCTACTACGTCATAGGCATAGCCTAAGCCAACGGCTCAACTGGATTCACCTACCACCTAATAGGACGTTTTCGCCGAGAGCCATTGATAATTCAGTGAGCTCCGAGGAGGACCATCGTGCCCAGAACGAGGTTGTTGATACAGCGAAACATACTCTGGCGGTTGATTCCAAACACCCACTTGCCTTATTTCAGGAATCCATTACATCCTTCCCTCCTGTTGTTTTCCTG ATGAAAAACCGCCCTAAAAACAACCTTACACTGGGATTGTGCGTTGCAATTGCAATTATGGTTATTGCTCTGAGAGCATACGCAGAGAGGAAGTCAAGGAAGAGCCAGCCTGGATCTGTAGTTGATCTTGTAAGGCGTGGCCAGCTAAGATCAGATAGAAGAGGCAT ATCACGACCTCTCAAGTATGATGATCCATTTAACAATCCATTGGTGAAGGTTGGGAAGAGCAATTCAACCATAGAGATGTGTGGAAAGCTTTATCGCTTAGCTCCAGTTACACTTACTAAAGAGCAGCAAGCTATCCATCAGAAAAGGAGGTCGAGAGCATACCAGTGGAAGAGACCAACAATTTTCCTTAAAGAGGGGGATTCAATTCCTCCTGATGTTGACCCTGATACAATCAGATGGATTCCCGCAAATCATCCTTTTGCGACCACTGCTAATGACATTGATGAAGACTTGGCACAAAATAATGTGTACCAGAAACATGGTGTTCCATTCCGTATTCAAGCTGAGCATGATGCACTCCAGAGAAAACTTGAAGCACTGCAAAAG GAGGAGAAGTTGAACAATTTGTTTATCGACAGTAGAAATGCTAAAGATTTCCAGAGACCATTCAAATTAAATGACAGGTCAGATGAACCTGTTGAGCAGGGCCCCAATAACAATCCCAGAGTTGAAACTAAGCCCACAAAACCAGAGCGTGCCTCCGATTCAATTGAAAGCAACTTGTCTTCAGAGGAAATGCAGCAACCCTGA
- the LOC107905750 gene encoding protein MULTIPLE CHLOROPLAST DIVISION SITE 1 isoform X2 — MATIWLLQFPGQHQVSLNGTSLLLRHRHSLSQRLNWIHLPPNRTFSPRAIDNSVSSEEDHRAQNEVVDTAKHTLAVDSKHPLALFQESITSFPPVVFLMKNRPKNNLTLGLCVAIAIMVIALRAYAERKSRKSQPGSVVDLVRRGQLRSDRRGISRPLKYDDPFNNPLVKVGKSNSTIEMCGKLYRLAPVTLTKEQQAIHQKRRSRAYQWKRPTIFLKEGDSIPPDVDPDTIRWIPANHPFATTANDIDEDLAQNNVYQKHGVPFRIQAEHDALQRKLEALQKEEKLNNLFIDSRNAKDFQRPFKLNDRSDEPVEQGPNNNPRVETKPTKPERASDSIESNLSSEEMQQP, encoded by the exons ATGGCAACAATTTGGCTTCTTCAATTCCCTGGCCAG CATCAGGTTTCTTTAAATGGAACATCGTTGCTACTACGTCATAGGCATAGCCTAAGCCAACGGCTCAACTGGATTCACCTACCACCTAATAGGACGTTTTCGCCGAGAGCCATTGATAATTCAGTGAGCTCCGAGGAGGACCATCGTGCCCAGAACGAGGTTGTTGATACAGCGAAACATACTCTGGCGGTTGATTCCAAACACCCACTTGCCTTATTTCAGGAATCCATTACATCCTTCCCTCCTGTTGTTTTCCTG ATGAAAAACCGCCCTAAAAACAACCTTACACTGGGATTGTGCGTTGCAATTGCAATTATGGTTATTGCTCTGAGAGCATACGCAGAGAGGAAGTCAAGGAAGAGCCAGCCTGGATCTGTAGTTGATCTTGTAAGGCGTGGCCAGCTAAGATCAGATAGAAGAGGCAT ATCACGACCTCTCAAGTATGATGATCCATTTAACAATCCATTGGTGAAGGTTGGGAAGAGCAATTCAACCATAGAGATGTGTGGAAAGCTTTATCGCTTAGCTCCAGTTACACTTACTAAAGAGCAGCAAGCTATCCATCAGAAAAGGAGGTCGAGAGCATACCAGTGGAAGAGACCAACAATTTTCCTTAAAGAGGGGGATTCAATTCCTCCTGATGTTGACCCTGATACAATCAGATGGATTCCCGCAAATCATCCTTTTGCGACCACTGCTAATGACATTGATGAAGACTTGGCACAAAATAATGTGTACCAGAAACATGGTGTTCCATTCCGTATTCAAGCTGAGCATGATGCACTCCAGAGAAAACTTGAAGCACTGCAAAAG GAGGAGAAGTTGAACAATTTGTTTATCGACAGTAGAAATGCTAAAGATTTCCAGAGACCATTCAAATTAAATGACAGGTCAGATGAACCTGTTGAGCAGGGCCCCAATAACAATCCCAGAGTTGAAACTAAGCCCACAAAACCAGAGCGTGCCTCCGATTCAATTGAAAGCAACTTGTCTTCAGAGGAAATGCAGCAACCCTGA
- the LOC107905752 gene encoding outer envelope pore protein 21, chloroplastic, protein MQTSLRYSGDSKALRIHAKEKFPIDSKTHLQVQGELDTRTGVPNNFCAMIRHSYHDLFTSLGVGMRYDKRDKVRYTLRGKKSFLVTNDDSVNFVIKGRYDVDQEFKGRKSEGAAEFIYKIFNFQKDQDVRLKVGYEVFEQVPYLQIRENNWTLNADMNGRWNIRFDL, encoded by the exons ATGCAGACTTCGTTGAGATACAGCGGTGACTCCAAAGCTCTAAGAATCCACGCCAAGGAGAAGTTCCCCATCGATTCCAAAACCCATTTGCAG GTTCAAGGCGAGCTGGACACAAGAACTGGAGTCCCCAATAACTTCTGTGCAATGATAAGGCACTCATATCATGAT TTGTTCACAAGCCTTGGTGTTGGAATGCGCTATGATAAGCGTGATAAGGTGCGGTACACACTGCGAGGAAAAAAATCTTTCCTTGTAACCAACGATGATTCAGTCAATTTTGTTATCAAGGGAAGATATGATGTTGATCAAGAATTCAAGGGG AGGAAGTCAGAAGGAGCTGctgaatttatttataaaatcttcAATTTCCAGAAAGACCAAGATGTTAGGCTCAAAGTTGGCTATGAAGTATTTGAGCAG GTTCCATATCTGCAGATTAGGGAAAATAATTGGACCCTCAATGCTGACATGAATGGTAGATGGAATATAAGATTCGATTTGTGA